A region from the Cannabis sativa cultivar Pink pepper isolate KNU-18-1 chromosome 9, ASM2916894v1, whole genome shotgun sequence genome encodes:
- the LOC115723016 gene encoding SWI/SNF complex subunit SWI3B → MSFSTSKRRSFNVEKIIVRRKKVGSLTVHHRLHYHMATKSTPHEEDPSSEPQPPPPTAPPPPVKSETPVADSTNISSQPTPPAATSNPLPPEPTPIPDPVVALVPSYSRWFSWDTIHQCEVRFLPEFFDSRKNPGIYKYLRNSIVKYYRADPSRKITFTEVRRILIADVGSVRRVFDFLEAWGLINYSPSVINKPLKWEDKDSKANSGNASQGGASKDESSKRICNHCKSVCSIACFVCDKNDTTLCARCYVRGNYQLGGVSSSDFRRVEINDNSRADWMEKDTLHLLEAVMHYGDDWRKVARHVGRGEKECVSHFIKLPFGEEFIGFADSEGVDDDKNNPLNSHDDDESCASSMAKRMRLSPLADASNPIMAQAAFLSALAGVEVAEAAARAAVTALSDGDYGSVRNDLRSHMKNLIHNEAVVTSNENTASVNAAEVALADAKSQLEKEERDVERSISGILEVQMKEIKDKIDRFEALDLRMEKEWQQLELMKNMLFVDQLTNFFHKGSVQNAGERTEQSSVKTD, encoded by the exons ATGTCGTTTTCTACATCAAAACGACGCAGTTTTAATGTTGAAAAAATCATTGTTAGAAGAAAAAAAGTGGGCTCTCTAACAGTTCACCACCGACTCCATTACCACATGGCCACCAAATCAACGCCCCATGAAGAAGACCCCTCATCTGAACCCCAACCGCCGCCGCCGACAGCACCGCCACCGCCGGTAAAGTCCGAAACTCCTGTTGCCGATTCCACAAACATCTCCTCACAGCCAACACCACCTGCCGCAACCTCCAATCCCTTACCTCCGGAACCAACTCCAATCCCCGATCCTGTTGTTGCCCTCGTCCCCAGCTACTCAA GATGGTTTTCTTGGGATACTATACACCAATGTGAGGTTAGGTTTCTCCCGGAGTTTTTCGATTCGAGGAAGAACCCTGGGATCTACAAGTACTTGAGAAACTCCATTGTTAAGTATTACAGAGCTGATCCTTCGAGGAAGATTACCTTTACTGAAGTCCGGAGGATTCTGATTGCTGACGTTGGCTCTGTTCGTAGGGTTTTTGATTTTTTAGAAGCTTGGGGTTTGATTAATTACTCGCCTTCTGTGATTAACAAGCCTCTCAAATGGGAGGACAAGGATTCCAAAGCCAATTCTGGTAATGCTTCTCAGGGTGGGGCTTCCAAGGATGAGAGCTCTAAGAGGATTTGTAACCATTGCAAGTCTGTTTGTAGTATTGCCTGCTTTGTCTGTGATAAG AATGACACGACTCTCTGTGCTCGGTGCTATGTCCGGGGGAACTATCAGCTTGGCGGTGTAAGCTCTTCTGACTTCAGGCGTGTTGAGATCAATGACAATTCAAGGGCTGATTGGATGGAGAAAGATACCCTGCATCTCTTGGAGGCAGTGATGCATTATGGAGATGATTGGAGGAAGGTAGCTCGGCATGTGGGACGAGGAGAGAAGGAATGCGTCTCTCATTTCATCAAGCTTCCTTTTGGTGAGGAGTTTATTGGTTTTGCAGATTCCGAGGGTGTCGATGATGACAAGAATAATCCGCTCAACAGTCACGACGATGATGAATCTTGTGCCTCTTCAATGGCTAAAAGGATGCGTCTTTCACCCCTTGCTGATGCTAGCAATCCAATCATGGCTCAA GCAGCCTTTCTGTCAGCTTTGGCCGGTGTGGAGGTTGCCGAAGCTGCTGCTCGAGCTGCTGTAACAGCCCTTTCTGATGGGGATTATGGATCAGTTAGAAATGATCTACGATCTCATATGAAAAATCTCATACATAACG AAGCTGTTGTGACATCCAACGAAAACACTGCCAGCGTAAATGCAGCCGAGGTAGCTTTGGCAGACGCAAAATCACAACTCGAGAAGGAAGAGCGGGATGTTGAAAGATCAATTTCTGGAATATTAGAAGTGCAG ATGAAAGAGATCAAAGATAAGATCGATCGGTTCGAGGCCTTGGATCTGCGGATGGAGAAAGAGTGGCAACAGTTGGAGCTTATGAAAAATATGCTTTTTGTTGATCAGCTTACGAATTTCTTTCATAAAGGTTCTGTACAAAATGCTGGAGAGCGAACAGAACAGAGTAGTGTAAAAACAGATTGA
- the LOC115724169 gene encoding magnesium-protoporphyrin IX monomethyl ester [oxidative] cyclase, chloroplastic: MAAEMALVKPISKFNNVTPKFLIPRSFTKPRFTSVRMSATTSSSSSSSKKGSKKNINETLLTPRFYTTDFDEMETLFNTEINKQLNQDEFVALLQEFKTDYNQTHFVRNKEFKEAADKMEGPLRQIFVEFLERSCTAEFSGFLLYKELGRRLKKTNPVVAEIFSLMSRDEARHAGFLNKGLSDFNLALDLGFLTKARKYTFFKPKFIFYATYLSEKIGYWRYITIYRHLKENPEYQCYPIFKYFENWCQDENRHGDFFSALMKAQPQFLNDWKAKLWSRFFCLSVYVTMYLNDCQRTAFYEGIGLNTKEFDMHVIIETNRTTARIFPAVLDVENPEFKRKLDRMVVINDKLQAVGQSDDIPLVKNLKRIPLVAALASEILAAYLMPPIESGSVDLADFEPGLVY; this comes from the exons ATGGCGGCAGAGATGGCTTTGGTAAAACCCATCTCCAAATTCAACAATGTAACCCCAAAATTCCTCATTCCAAGGAGCTTTACCAAACCCAGATTCACCTCTGTTAGAATGTCTGCaactacttcttcttcttcatcttcttcgaaGAAGGGTTCTAAGAAGAATATCAATGAGACCCTTTTGACGCCGAGGTTTTACACTACAGATTTCGATGAAATGGAGACCCTTTTCAACACTGAGATTAACAAACAGTTGAACCAGGATGAATTCGTTGCTCTGCTTCAGGAATTCAAGACTGATTATAATCAGACCCATTTCGTTAGgaataaagagtttaaggaagCTGCTGATAAAATGGAAGGTCCTCTTAGACAAATCTTTGTTGAGTTCTTGGAAAGGTCTTGTACTGCTGAATTCTCTGGTTTTCTTCTTTACAAAGAATTGGGAAGAAGATTAAAG AAAACCAACCCTGTTGTGGCTGAGATTTTCTCTCTTATGTCCAGAGATGAAGCAAGACATGCTGG GTTTCTGAACAAGGGTTTGTCTGATTTCAATTTGGCTTTGGACTTGGGATTCTTGACAAAGGCAAGAAAGTACACATTCTTTAAGCCAAAGTTCATATTCTACGCTACCTATTTGTCTGAGAAGATTGGATATTGGAGATACATTACCATATACAGACATCTTAAGGAGAATCCTGAATACCAATGCTATCCAATTTTCAAGTACTTTGAGAACTGGTGCCAAGATGAGAACCGTCATGGCGATTTCTTTTCAGCACTCATGAAAGCGCAGCCTCAGTTCCTCAATGACTGGAAGGCGAAGCTGTGGTCTCGATTCTTTTGCTTATCG GTTTATGTGACAATGTATCTGAATGATTGCCAAAGAACAGCTTTCTATGAAGGCATTGGACTCAACACGAAAGAATTCGATATGCATGTCATCATTGAG ACCAACCGAACAACAGCACGAATTTTCCCAGCTGTTCTAGATGTTGAGAACCCGGAATTCAAGAGGAAATTAGATAGAATGGTGGTGATTAATGACAAGCTTCAAGCTGTTGGACAGAGTGATGATATTCCCTTAGTGAAGAACTTGAAGAGGATCCCACTTGTTGCTGCATTAGCCTCAGAAATCTTAGCTGCTTATCTAATGCCTCCTATCGAATCAGGATCCGTTGATTTAGCAGATTTCGAACCCGGTTTAGTGTACTGA
- the LOC115724167 gene encoding protein ZINC INDUCED FACILITATOR 1 isoform X1: MDEEENREVALLRNEEEEEEEEERCPGCVLEKFKQSNSSIPFNYFFFVFLLALAAALPISSLFPFLYFMIRDFGIAKKDEDIGYYAGAVGCAFMFGRFLTSIFWGMIADRYGRKPVLIFGTISVVIFNTLFGLSTNFWMAISTRFLLGSLCGILGPMRAYASEICRKEYQALGMSIISTAWGIGLVIGPALGGFLAQPAEKFPRIFSKESLFGRFPYFLPCLVISTFALVVTILCYWLPETLHFHCKKDEENLEEDNDMGKCNQPQKQSLYKNWPLMSSIMVYCVFQLQDMGYSEIFPLWAVSPKKYGGLSYSSEQVGEVLAISGFAMLVFQLFLYPSIERSFGPVHLARIGAVITIVVLSSYPFIAKLSGLTLTLLVDLAAMLKNVISVCITTGLFLLQNRAVSQSQRGAANGISMAAMSLFKAIGPAGGGVIFSWAQNHQNGSFLPGDHLVFFILNVVEFIAFAMTCKPFLVLTDVT; the protein is encoded by the exons atggATGAAGAAGAGAACAGAGAAGTGGCTCTGTTaagaaatgaagaagaagaagaagaagaagaagaaagatgcCCAGGTTGTGTTCTTGAAAAGTTTAAGCAATCAAATTCTTCCATTCCTTTCAACtatttcttctttgtttttcttCTAGCCCTTGCTGCAG CTTTACCAATATCATCTTTGTTTCCATTTCTGTATTTCATG ATAAGGGATTTTGGTATAGCAAAAAAAGATGAAGATATTGGTTATTATGCTGGCGCAGTag GATGTGCATTCATGTTTGGGAGATTTCTTACTTCCATTTTTTGGGGAATGATAGCTGATCGATATGGTCGTAAACCAGTCTTGATTTTCGGCACAATTTCAGT ggTAATTTTCAACACACTTTTTGGGCTTAGTACAAACTTTTGGATGGCAATTTCAACAAGGTTTCTTCTTGGAAGTTTATGTGGAATTCTTGGACCAATGAGG gCATATGCTTCAGAAATTTGTCGTAAAGAATACCAAGCTTTGGGAATGTCAATA atTAGCACAGCTTGGGGAATTGGATTAGTAATTGGTCCAGCTCTTGGAGGTTTTCTTGCAcag ccTGCAGAGAAGTTCCCAAGAATATTTTCCAAAGAATCTCTATTTGGGAG ATTTCCATACTTTTTACCTTGCTTGGTCATATCAACATTTGCTTTGGTTGTAACTATTTTGTGTTATTGGCTGCCG GAAACACTTCATTTTCATTGTAAAAAAGATGAAGAAAATTTGGAAGAAGATAATGACATGGGAAAATGTAATCAACCTCAAAAACAAAGTCTTTACAAGAATTGGCCTCTAATGTCATCTATTATGGTGTATTGTGTTTTCCAACTTCAAGACATGGGCTATTCTGAG ATTTTTCCATTATGGGCTGTGAGTCCTAAGAAGTATGGGGGCCTTAGCTATTCAAGTGAACAAGTTGGTGAAGTTCTTGCTATTTCAG GGTTTGCTATGCTTGTTTTTCAGCTATTTTTGTACCCTTCAATTGAGAGGAGTTTTGGACCTGTACACTTGGCTCGAATTGGAGCA GTGATCACCATAGTTGTGCTATCAAGTTACCCTTTCATAGCAAAGTTGTCCGGACTCACACTCACACTTTTAGTTGATCTTGCAGCTATGTTAAAGAATGTAATATCT GTGTGCATTACAACGGGATTGTTTCTACTACAAAATCGAGCTGTG AGTCAAAGCCAAAGAGGAGCGGCAAATGGCATATCCATGGCTGCAATGTCTCTATTCAAAGCGATCGGTCCAGCTGGTGGAGGTGTCAT ATTTTCTTGGGCACAGAATCATCAAAATGGATCATTTCTCCCCG GTgatcatttagttttcttcattctaaatgttgttgaGTTTATTGCTTTCGCAATGACCTGCAAACCTTTTCTAGTTTTAACTGATGTAACTTAA
- the LOC115724167 gene encoding protein ZINC INDUCED FACILITATOR 1 isoform X2, with protein MDEEENREVALLRNEEEEEEEEERCPALPISSLFPFLYFMIRDFGIAKKDEDIGYYAGAVGCAFMFGRFLTSIFWGMIADRYGRKPVLIFGTISVVIFNTLFGLSTNFWMAISTRFLLGSLCGILGPMRAYASEICRKEYQALGMSIISTAWGIGLVIGPALGGFLAQPAEKFPRIFSKESLFGRFPYFLPCLVISTFALVVTILCYWLPETLHFHCKKDEENLEEDNDMGKCNQPQKQSLYKNWPLMSSIMVYCVFQLQDMGYSEIFPLWAVSPKKYGGLSYSSEQVGEVLAISGFAMLVFQLFLYPSIERSFGPVHLARIGAVITIVVLSSYPFIAKLSGLTLTLLVDLAAMLKNVISVCITTGLFLLQNRAVSQSQRGAANGISMAAMSLFKAIGPAGGGVIFSWAQNHQNGSFLPGDHLVFFILNVVEFIAFAMTCKPFLVLTDVT; from the exons atggATGAAGAAGAGAACAGAGAAGTGGCTCTGTTaagaaatgaagaagaagaagaagaagaagaagaaagatgcCCAG CTTTACCAATATCATCTTTGTTTCCATTTCTGTATTTCATG ATAAGGGATTTTGGTATAGCAAAAAAAGATGAAGATATTGGTTATTATGCTGGCGCAGTag GATGTGCATTCATGTTTGGGAGATTTCTTACTTCCATTTTTTGGGGAATGATAGCTGATCGATATGGTCGTAAACCAGTCTTGATTTTCGGCACAATTTCAGT ggTAATTTTCAACACACTTTTTGGGCTTAGTACAAACTTTTGGATGGCAATTTCAACAAGGTTTCTTCTTGGAAGTTTATGTGGAATTCTTGGACCAATGAGG gCATATGCTTCAGAAATTTGTCGTAAAGAATACCAAGCTTTGGGAATGTCAATA atTAGCACAGCTTGGGGAATTGGATTAGTAATTGGTCCAGCTCTTGGAGGTTTTCTTGCAcag ccTGCAGAGAAGTTCCCAAGAATATTTTCCAAAGAATCTCTATTTGGGAG ATTTCCATACTTTTTACCTTGCTTGGTCATATCAACATTTGCTTTGGTTGTAACTATTTTGTGTTATTGGCTGCCG GAAACACTTCATTTTCATTGTAAAAAAGATGAAGAAAATTTGGAAGAAGATAATGACATGGGAAAATGTAATCAACCTCAAAAACAAAGTCTTTACAAGAATTGGCCTCTAATGTCATCTATTATGGTGTATTGTGTTTTCCAACTTCAAGACATGGGCTATTCTGAG ATTTTTCCATTATGGGCTGTGAGTCCTAAGAAGTATGGGGGCCTTAGCTATTCAAGTGAACAAGTTGGTGAAGTTCTTGCTATTTCAG GGTTTGCTATGCTTGTTTTTCAGCTATTTTTGTACCCTTCAATTGAGAGGAGTTTTGGACCTGTACACTTGGCTCGAATTGGAGCA GTGATCACCATAGTTGTGCTATCAAGTTACCCTTTCATAGCAAAGTTGTCCGGACTCACACTCACACTTTTAGTTGATCTTGCAGCTATGTTAAAGAATGTAATATCT GTGTGCATTACAACGGGATTGTTTCTACTACAAAATCGAGCTGTG AGTCAAAGCCAAAGAGGAGCGGCAAATGGCATATCCATGGCTGCAATGTCTCTATTCAAAGCGATCGGTCCAGCTGGTGGAGGTGTCAT ATTTTCTTGGGCACAGAATCATCAAAATGGATCATTTCTCCCCG GTgatcatttagttttcttcattctaaatgttgttgaGTTTATTGCTTTCGCAATGACCTGCAAACCTTTTCTAGTTTTAACTGATGTAACTTAA
- the LOC115724167 gene encoding protein ZINC INDUCED FACILITATOR 1 isoform X3 codes for MPSFTNIIFVSISVFHGCAFMFGRFLTSIFWGMIADRYGRKPVLIFGTISVVIFNTLFGLSTNFWMAISTRFLLGSLCGILGPMRAYASEICRKEYQALGMSIISTAWGIGLVIGPALGGFLAQPAEKFPRIFSKESLFGRFPYFLPCLVISTFALVVTILCYWLPETLHFHCKKDEENLEEDNDMGKCNQPQKQSLYKNWPLMSSIMVYCVFQLQDMGYSEIFPLWAVSPKKYGGLSYSSEQVGEVLAISGFAMLVFQLFLYPSIERSFGPVHLARIGAVITIVVLSSYPFIAKLSGLTLTLLVDLAAMLKNVISVCITTGLFLLQNRAVSQSQRGAANGISMAAMSLFKAIGPAGGGVIFSWAQNHQNGSFLPGDHLVFFILNVVEFIAFAMTCKPFLVLTDVT; via the exons atgcCCAG CTTTACCAATATCATCTTTGTTTCCATTTCTGTATTTCATG GATGTGCATTCATGTTTGGGAGATTTCTTACTTCCATTTTTTGGGGAATGATAGCTGATCGATATGGTCGTAAACCAGTCTTGATTTTCGGCACAATTTCAGT ggTAATTTTCAACACACTTTTTGGGCTTAGTACAAACTTTTGGATGGCAATTTCAACAAGGTTTCTTCTTGGAAGTTTATGTGGAATTCTTGGACCAATGAGG gCATATGCTTCAGAAATTTGTCGTAAAGAATACCAAGCTTTGGGAATGTCAATA atTAGCACAGCTTGGGGAATTGGATTAGTAATTGGTCCAGCTCTTGGAGGTTTTCTTGCAcag ccTGCAGAGAAGTTCCCAAGAATATTTTCCAAAGAATCTCTATTTGGGAG ATTTCCATACTTTTTACCTTGCTTGGTCATATCAACATTTGCTTTGGTTGTAACTATTTTGTGTTATTGGCTGCCG GAAACACTTCATTTTCATTGTAAAAAAGATGAAGAAAATTTGGAAGAAGATAATGACATGGGAAAATGTAATCAACCTCAAAAACAAAGTCTTTACAAGAATTGGCCTCTAATGTCATCTATTATGGTGTATTGTGTTTTCCAACTTCAAGACATGGGCTATTCTGAG ATTTTTCCATTATGGGCTGTGAGTCCTAAGAAGTATGGGGGCCTTAGCTATTCAAGTGAACAAGTTGGTGAAGTTCTTGCTATTTCAG GGTTTGCTATGCTTGTTTTTCAGCTATTTTTGTACCCTTCAATTGAGAGGAGTTTTGGACCTGTACACTTGGCTCGAATTGGAGCA GTGATCACCATAGTTGTGCTATCAAGTTACCCTTTCATAGCAAAGTTGTCCGGACTCACACTCACACTTTTAGTTGATCTTGCAGCTATGTTAAAGAATGTAATATCT GTGTGCATTACAACGGGATTGTTTCTACTACAAAATCGAGCTGTG AGTCAAAGCCAAAGAGGAGCGGCAAATGGCATATCCATGGCTGCAATGTCTCTATTCAAAGCGATCGGTCCAGCTGGTGGAGGTGTCAT ATTTTCTTGGGCACAGAATCATCAAAATGGATCATTTCTCCCCG GTgatcatttagttttcttcattctaaatgttgttgaGTTTATTGCTTTCGCAATGACCTGCAAACCTTTTCTAGTTTTAACTGATGTAACTTAA